A single region of the Pirellulales bacterium genome encodes:
- a CDS encoding carboxypeptidase regulatory-like domain-containing protein, producing the protein MFAPHVFSPFGLPLLVYLVNVGAASLAIGAITLAALRVVRSTTPPLRHALGLVGLFVMLAAPLLVALIERSGLSLIVIAPSVKAPNAGTSSADARGTLPGVPRSTAPSTNNASHEGSSTRRSEKAFSPPMPIDPSPAAPQATREAPEDAAAFAWPPFSAASAMRWTALVLALIWILGSLRQAFGLWRGVRHVRLLLRNARLVEDERILDAARAAAAAVGLGRCPRLLASAQVEVPISLGVWRPCVVLCDPPSEAWSAETWRALLVHEMAHLARRDLFVGWLQRWTVVLYWWNPLLRRVSAQISFLREQICDDLVARHAGAADRYAELIVELAARIADRRSLAPALGASEGSPHELALRLRRILNPGRALVTELDARGRLVAATLGIVLAMSISGTSVHLAAAQAADEDQEKSSRIATTPPAEASSAAAVLADTEKNPLLQKRMRVLDQAGQPLAGAAVKPWAMRCSQGHGPWMKNGFGDSDPPVLATDEQGFATISFPKYALAADLVPAQELTCEVSHPDFAANQYVNVPVEGATANQPFTIRLNPGAVITAVAVEGDRRLPMELVRAQWSGQGQQTAKLDAEGRLVLPRVPAGTTLLRLAYFPADGSVWFSPVERITVQDGEHRDLSLTMEPALRVAGRLDESVPRPVKNGRIVSQIILRDDDNFGDRLIWRGCATVEADGSFVLERMPRGDVQVIAICDGFMARSGDAPEFAAEHEKQHPGQNRPQVFLLGDQPEPITIAMTPTAECRVHVVDDSGESVENAKVAFWPNVFWWGGGSQIYCEPFVDSRQMLEDPDRIKNFLAPKDGLYQAQTDAEGNAVVRNLPPTESLFAVTHDELEMPVSPEGNRYSRVELEAGRINEADVSLQPKGTDILGDSVELRAATPTTRIAKPRPKRIVPTAAAADEIAGVVIDEQGQPLAGVTVDAFTWFPGHETTTDAEGRFRIAEITSDTDVEIEFTKEGYSPSLFINRKPGMDDWTIVLTQGTWVEGQVQDQQGAPVPGALVRAVRGPFESEGSIIDEVWTETTADQAGRYRLHLEPYEYAVQCRMPNAGTLRTDKFNLKAKEKKQLDLALEEGTTFVATVRDSVTGRPVEGITLWYWLQPGIEGTSDAEGKLTIDHLPRGEFEFMVTSVDSDRFKSEVAGKYVRWWSDQAAHEWERPEKVDAETFQRNFDHLTFDMQGERVEVEILVEPGVTIKGRIVDPDGKPVVGATVGTAKTGSGNSLTGDTRFSRRTDEQGNFLLTLPASKQHEYNLVAHDGDYQEWRHWANGSGPNLGTTPGQAIEGVELQLQRPGSVRGRVVDSFGEPASGVEVRAAAIDKRDHRYYLPTTKTDQQGSYELRFIAPGEQWIQVEPFYLDASEAPQTRTRKVMVASDRTVDGIDFTLDAASK; encoded by the coding sequence ATGTTCGCGCCACACGTGTTCTCGCCGTTCGGACTTCCGCTGTTGGTGTACCTGGTCAACGTCGGCGCGGCCTCGCTCGCCATCGGCGCCATCACACTGGCCGCTCTACGGGTCGTTCGTAGCACGACACCGCCGCTACGGCATGCGCTCGGCCTGGTGGGATTGTTCGTCATGCTGGCGGCTCCCCTGCTCGTGGCCCTGATCGAGCGGAGTGGCCTCTCGCTCATCGTGATCGCTCCTTCGGTCAAGGCTCCGAACGCTGGCACCAGCTCGGCAGACGCCCGAGGCACATTGCCGGGCGTGCCTCGCAGCACGGCACCTTCAACGAACAATGCTTCGCATGAAGGGTCGTCGACTCGCAGGTCTGAAAAGGCTTTCTCGCCCCCCATGCCCATCGATCCTTCGCCCGCGGCGCCGCAGGCAACGCGCGAGGCCCCCGAGGACGCGGCGGCGTTCGCCTGGCCCCCGTTCTCCGCGGCGTCCGCGATGCGTTGGACGGCGCTAGTGCTGGCCTTGATCTGGATCCTGGGCAGTTTGCGACAAGCGTTCGGTTTGTGGCGGGGAGTGCGGCATGTTCGACTGCTGCTCCGAAATGCACGCCTCGTCGAAGACGAACGAATCCTCGACGCCGCCCGTGCGGCAGCGGCCGCCGTGGGGCTCGGCCGCTGTCCACGACTGCTCGCCTCAGCGCAGGTCGAAGTACCGATTTCTTTGGGAGTCTGGCGCCCTTGTGTCGTGTTGTGCGATCCACCGAGCGAAGCCTGGTCGGCCGAAACCTGGCGCGCGCTACTCGTCCACGAGATGGCCCATCTTGCGCGGCGCGATCTGTTCGTCGGCTGGCTCCAGCGCTGGACCGTGGTCCTCTACTGGTGGAACCCTCTCCTGCGCCGCGTCTCGGCCCAGATCTCCTTTCTGCGCGAGCAGATCTGCGACGACCTGGTCGCACGACATGCCGGCGCGGCCGACCGCTATGCCGAGTTGATCGTCGAGCTGGCGGCGCGCATCGCCGATCGACGCTCGCTCGCCCCGGCGCTCGGCGCAAGCGAAGGGTCGCCTCACGAACTTGCCCTCCGTCTGCGACGCATCCTCAACCCGGGCAGGGCGCTCGTCACCGAGCTCGATGCACGCGGCCGACTCGTGGCCGCCACGCTTGGTATCGTGCTGGCGATGAGCATCTCGGGCACGAGCGTTCACCTGGCCGCGGCCCAAGCCGCCGACGAAGACCAAGAAAAGTCGTCCCGCATCGCCACGACTCCACCGGCCGAAGCGTCCTCGGCCGCGGCCGTCCTTGCCGACACCGAGAAGAATCCCCTGTTGCAGAAACGCATGCGCGTGCTCGACCAGGCGGGCCAGCCCCTTGCCGGTGCCGCCGTCAAGCCGTGGGCCATGCGGTGCTCGCAAGGACACGGGCCGTGGATGAAGAACGGATTCGGCGACAGCGATCCGCCGGTGCTCGCGACCGACGAACAAGGTTTCGCCACGATCTCCTTCCCCAAATACGCCCTCGCTGCCGATCTGGTGCCGGCACAGGAACTGACGTGCGAAGTGTCGCACCCCGATTTCGCGGCCAACCAGTACGTCAACGTGCCGGTCGAGGGAGCTACGGCGAATCAACCCTTCACGATCCGCTTGAACCCGGGCGCCGTCATCACGGCCGTGGCGGTCGAGGGTGATCGCCGTCTGCCGATGGAACTGGTGCGGGCGCAATGGAGCGGCCAAGGCCAGCAAACGGCGAAGCTCGACGCCGAAGGCCGGCTCGTCCTGCCGCGAGTTCCGGCCGGCACGACGTTGCTACGACTCGCCTATTTCCCAGCCGATGGCAGCGTGTGGTTCAGTCCGGTCGAAAGAATCACGGTGCAGGATGGCGAACACCGCGACCTGAGCCTGACGATGGAGCCGGCGCTCCGCGTCGCCGGACGACTCGACGAGAGCGTGCCGCGGCCGGTGAAAAACGGCCGCATCGTATCGCAGATCATTCTACGCGATGACGATAACTTCGGAGATCGACTGATCTGGCGCGGATGCGCCACCGTTGAAGCCGATGGCAGCTTTGTGCTCGAGCGGATGCCACGCGGCGACGTGCAGGTGATCGCCATCTGTGATGGCTTCATGGCCCGCTCGGGCGATGCTCCTGAATTCGCCGCCGAGCACGAGAAGCAGCACCCGGGTCAGAATCGGCCCCAGGTGTTTTTGCTGGGGGATCAGCCTGAGCCCATCACGATCGCCATGACGCCAACCGCGGAGTGTCGCGTGCATGTCGTCGATGATTCGGGCGAGTCGGTCGAGAATGCCAAGGTCGCTTTCTGGCCCAACGTCTTCTGGTGGGGAGGCGGAAGCCAGATCTACTGCGAGCCCTTCGTCGACTCGCGCCAGATGCTCGAAGATCCGGACCGCATCAAAAACTTCCTCGCGCCGAAAGATGGCTTGTACCAGGCGCAGACCGACGCCGAGGGCAACGCGGTCGTGCGCAATCTTCCTCCGACAGAAAGCCTATTCGCCGTCACGCACGACGAACTGGAAATGCCCGTCAGCCCGGAAGGGAATCGCTACTCCCGCGTCGAGTTGGAGGCCGGCCGCATCAATGAAGCGGATGTGTCGTTGCAGCCGAAAGGGACCGATATACTCGGAGACAGCGTGGAACTGCGCGCTGCGACTCCCACGACACGAATCGCCAAACCACGGCCCAAGCGCATCGTGCCTACCGCTGCCGCTGCCGATGAGATCGCCGGCGTGGTAATCGACGAGCAGGGGCAACCGCTGGCCGGCGTGACGGTCGATGCCTTCACCTGGTTTCCTGGCCACGAAACCACGACCGACGCCGAGGGGCGCTTCCGCATCGCGGAGATCACCTCCGACACAGACGTCGAGATCGAGTTCACGAAAGAGGGCTATTCCCCCTCGCTCTTCATCAATCGCAAGCCGGGCATGGACGACTGGACGATCGTGCTGACGCAAGGCACGTGGGTCGAGGGGCAAGTACAAGACCAGCAGGGCGCGCCGGTGCCGGGCGCCCTCGTGCGCGCCGTACGCGGTCCCTTTGAAAGCGAAGGCAGCATCATCGACGAAGTCTGGACTGAAACCACGGCCGACCAGGCGGGGCGCTATCGCCTGCATCTGGAACCGTATGAGTACGCCGTGCAGTGCCGCATGCCGAACGCCGGCACATTACGGACGGACAAGTTCAACCTCAAGGCAAAAGAAAAGAAGCAGCTCGATCTCGCCTTGGAAGAGGGAACTACTTTCGTGGCGACGGTTCGCGACAGCGTGACCGGCCGACCGGTCGAGGGGATCACGCTCTGGTACTGGCTGCAACCGGGCATCGAAGGAACGTCCGATGCCGAGGGCAAGCTGACGATCGACCACCTGCCGCGTGGCGAGTTCGAATTCATGGTCACCTCGGTCGATTCCGACCGCTTCAAATCGGAAGTCGCCGGCAAGTACGTCCGCTGGTGGAGCGACCAGGCCGCCCATGAATGGGAACGCCCGGAGAAGGTGGACGCCGAGACGTTTCAGCGCAACTTCGATCACCTCACGTTCGACATGCAGGGAGAGCGCGTCGAGGTCGAGATCCTGGTCGAGCCTGGCGTCACGATCAAGGGTCGCATCGTCGATCCCGACGGGAAACCTGTCGTGGGCGCCACCGTCGGCACCGCCAAGACGGGAAGCGGCAACTCGTTGACCGGCGATACTCGCTTCAGCCGCCGCACCGACGAACAGGGCAATTTCCTGCTCACGTTGCCGGCCAGCAAGCAACATGAATACAACCTCGTGGCGCACGATGGCGACTACCAGGAGTGGCGTCACTGGGCGAACGGCTCGGGGCCGAACCTGGGTACGACGCCGGGGCAGGCGATCGAAGGCGTGGAGTTGCAACTTCAACGCCCGGGCAGCGTGCGAGGGCGCGTGGTCGATTCCTTCGGTGAACCCGCCAGCGGCGTCGAAGTTCGCGCCGCGGCGATCGATAAGCGCGACCATCGCTATTATCTACCCACGACGAAGACCGACCAGCAGGGAAGCTACGAGCTGCGCTTCATCGCGCCAGGCGAACAGTGGATTCAGGTCGAGCCGTTTTATCTGGACGCCAGCGAGGCGCCGCAAACGCGCACGCGCAAGGTCATGGTCGCTTCCGATCGCACGGTAGATGGCATCGACTTCACGCTGGATGCGGCGAGCAAGTAA
- a CDS encoding DUF1186 domain-containing protein: protein MMNTEVNPEQDLQATLDRIVHDLDVAFGVFPEEALREARRYRQEITPRLIEAIRTATVESAAGRVPDRNLHFFAAYLLTEFRAQEAFPVLIESISLPGELPFDLYGDAITQDLPAMLVTLVGDGPELLEGLMANRELNEFVRSAAIDTFLRFVRDGRMTRDDAIERLRFHLREAIQHRDEDVGDALVFALDNFAAQEAMDEIREAYRLKIVDPFMIGRLADIEREIAKGDAHYQESLERCWPSGIDDVIEHLRRWYCFSEKGEQDRESAAERKPFEVNFDPDLEDEDDLDLALPHSGTIVHDTPRVGRNDRCPCGSGKKFKKCCGGR from the coding sequence ATGATGAACACGGAAGTGAATCCCGAGCAGGATTTGCAAGCCACGCTCGATCGAATCGTACACGACCTCGACGTCGCCTTCGGCGTTTTTCCGGAAGAGGCACTGCGCGAGGCGCGGCGTTACCGCCAGGAGATCACGCCTCGGTTGATCGAGGCCATTCGCACGGCGACGGTCGAGTCGGCTGCCGGCCGCGTGCCCGACCGGAATCTGCACTTCTTCGCCGCCTATCTGCTGACGGAGTTTCGCGCTCAAGAGGCATTCCCGGTCTTGATCGAGTCGATCTCGTTGCCGGGCGAGCTGCCTTTCGATCTTTACGGCGACGCGATCACCCAGGATCTGCCCGCCATGTTGGTGACACTGGTGGGCGATGGGCCGGAGTTGCTCGAAGGCCTGATGGCAAACCGCGAGCTAAACGAATTTGTACGCAGTGCCGCCATCGATACATTCTTGCGATTTGTCCGCGACGGTCGCATGACGCGCGACGATGCGATCGAGCGCCTGCGATTTCACTTGCGCGAGGCCATCCAGCACCGCGATGAGGATGTCGGCGACGCGCTTGTCTTCGCGCTCGACAACTTCGCCGCCCAGGAGGCCATGGACGAGATCCGAGAGGCGTATCGTCTGAAAATCGTCGACCCGTTTATGATCGGCCGTCTGGCCGACATCGAGCGCGAAATAGCCAAGGGAGACGCGCATTACCAAGAATCTCTCGAACGATGCTGGCCGAGCGGCATCGATGACGTGATCGAGCATCTTCGCCGCTGGTATTGTTTTTCCGAGAAAGGGGAGCAAGACCGGGAAAGCGCCGCCGAGCGGAAGCCCTTCGAGGTCAACTTCGATCCCGATCTCGAAGACGAAGATGACCTGGACCTGGCTCTTCCCCATTCCGGCACCATCGTCCACGATACGCCGCGCGTCGGCCGCAACGATCGCTGCCCTTGCGGCAGCGGCAAGAAGTTCAAGAAGTGCTGCGGCGGGCGCTGA
- a CDS encoding SGNH/GDSL hydrolase family protein has protein sequence MQILGRHRRLAVVLALGSLLVLAALSYIELVLRRPIGEGPAGPRIEAHSFATPWTARHVHVVGLGDSITAGMGARHPGRSFFQRLLQTPPDDFAEMQAIDLTSVLPNLTAGNLAVSGSTSLQHADHIAQRLNPPTADAFGLVVFTTGGNDLIHSYGQRPPQEGAMYGASLEQAEPWIANFADRLDQMIDAIEARFPAGCEIFLADIYDPTDGVGDAPSVYLPDWPDGLAIHAAYNRAIEGVAAQRPNVFVVPLRQIFLGHGAHCRQFWREHFDASDPHYWYFKNIEDPNDRGHDAVRRVFLRTIVENSSLVPRPPNQQSSAPVPEPR, from the coding sequence ATGCAGATCCTCGGACGACATCGGCGGCTGGCGGTTGTCCTCGCCTTGGGTAGTCTCTTGGTGCTGGCCGCGCTGAGCTATATCGAGTTGGTGCTGCGCCGGCCGATTGGCGAGGGCCCGGCCGGACCGAGGATCGAGGCGCACAGCTTCGCCACGCCGTGGACAGCGCGGCACGTACACGTGGTGGGGCTAGGCGACAGCATCACGGCGGGCATGGGGGCCAGGCATCCCGGACGCAGCTTTTTTCAACGGCTGCTGCAAACTCCGCCCGACGACTTCGCCGAGATGCAGGCTATTGACCTGACATCGGTGCTCCCCAACCTCACCGCAGGGAATCTGGCCGTCTCGGGGAGTACCTCGCTGCAACACGCCGACCACATTGCGCAACGCTTGAACCCACCGACGGCCGATGCGTTCGGCCTCGTGGTGTTTACCACGGGTGGCAACGACTTGATCCACAGCTATGGCCAGCGCCCCCCTCAGGAGGGCGCCATGTATGGCGCTTCGCTCGAGCAAGCCGAGCCATGGATTGCCAACTTCGCAGACCGTCTCGATCAAATGATCGACGCGATTGAAGCACGCTTCCCCGCCGGGTGCGAGATCTTTCTCGCCGACATCTACGATCCCACCGACGGCGTCGGTGACGCACCCAGCGTCTACCTGCCCGACTGGCCCGATGGGCTGGCGATTCATGCCGCCTACAATCGCGCCATCGAAGGCGTAGCAGCGCAACGCCCGAATGTCTTTGTGGTTCCTCTTCGCCAGATCTTTCTGGGACACGGCGCCCATTGTCGACAATTCTGGCGCGAGCACTTCGACGCGAGCGATCCGCATTACTGGTACTTCAAAAACATAGAAGATCCGAACGATCGGGGGCACGATGCCGTGCGCCGCGTCTTCCTTCGGACGATCGTCGAAAACTCCTCACTCGTGCCACGCCCCCCCAACCAGCAGAGCTCGGCACCCGTTCCCGAGCCTCGTTGA
- a CDS encoding VCBS repeat-containing protein: MRLFGGVTSYSLVCALVLAQANVGPAAETFPTFTSHVIDPEIGKVCYAVTLADVDGDGQDDIVAVGDVRVRWYRAPDWRPRTIIEGQTPKDNVCLAPADIDGDGQVDFALGAGWTTIGSLHWLRRGASLDEPWEVRSIGEERWLHRTRFADVLGKGKPQLVISPLNATQGSGVRLTAFEILADPTRDRWPATVMDSDLNAMHNHWHTDFDSDGTIDTLTASREGIHLIRRSGDGWSRTKLGTGAVAADPAKSGAGEIKTGRFKDGSTFITAVEPMHGDTLSVYTAPAANGELWTRHVIDRGFVRGHALWTADLDGDGGDEIIFGHSDTPNVPGVQVYRATDKSGANWQQHVIDAGGMATEDLIVGDVTGDGRPDIIAGGRATRNVKLYVNGE; the protein is encoded by the coding sequence ATGCGTCTGTTTGGCGGTGTCACGTCGTATTCGTTGGTTTGTGCATTGGTTCTCGCCCAGGCCAATGTCGGCCCGGCTGCCGAGACGTTCCCCACCTTCACATCACACGTGATCGATCCCGAGATCGGCAAGGTCTGCTACGCCGTCACGCTGGCCGATGTCGATGGCGACGGGCAGGATGATATCGTGGCCGTGGGGGACGTGCGCGTGCGGTGGTATCGGGCGCCCGACTGGCGGCCGCGCACGATCATCGAAGGCCAGACGCCGAAGGATAACGTCTGCCTCGCGCCGGCCGATATCGACGGCGACGGCCAGGTCGACTTCGCGCTCGGCGCCGGCTGGACCACGATCGGCTCGCTACATTGGCTCCGCCGCGGGGCGTCGCTCGACGAGCCCTGGGAGGTGCGCTCGATCGGCGAGGAACGCTGGCTGCATCGGACCCGCTTCGCCGACGTGCTCGGCAAGGGGAAGCCGCAACTGGTCATCTCGCCCCTGAACGCCACGCAAGGCTCGGGCGTGCGTCTGACGGCGTTCGAGATTCTGGCCGATCCGACCAGAGATCGCTGGCCGGCGACCGTCATGGACAGCGACCTGAACGCGATGCACAACCATTGGCACACCGACTTCGACAGCGACGGCACGATCGACACCCTCACCGCCAGCCGCGAAGGCATCCACCTCATCCGCCGTTCGGGCGATGGCTGGTCGCGCACGAAGCTCGGCACGGGCGCCGTGGCCGCCGACCCGGCCAAAAGCGGCGCGGGCGAGATAAAAACAGGCCGCTTCAAGGATGGCAGCACCTTCATCACCGCGGTCGAACCGATGCACGGCGACACGCTTTCCGTCTACACCGCCCCGGCGGCGAACGGCGAGCTGTGGACGCGCCACGTGATCGACCGCGGCTTCGTGCGCGGGCACGCGCTCTGGACGGCCGACCTCGACGGCGACGGCGGGGATGAGATCATCTTCGGCCACAGCGACACGCCCAACGTGCCGGGCGTGCAGGTCTACCGTGCCACTGACAAGAGCGGCGCGAACTGGCAACAACATGTCATCGACGCCGGCGGCATGGCCACCGAGGATCTTATCGTGGGAGACGTCACCGGAGACGGCCGCCCCGACATCATCGCCGGCGGCCGAGCGACACGGAATGTGAAGCTGTATGTCAACGGCGAGTAG
- a CDS encoding DUF1926 domain-containing protein: MMPHPIRLVLALHNHQPIGNFDGVFEQAYDDSYRRFLDVFENYPSLKIALHTSGSLMEWLDARKPEYMDRLAALVAQGRVEIIGGAFFEPILTMLPSRDRIGQIEQYTSWLENRLGARVRGMWIPERVWEPSLARDLADAGIEYTILDDFHFRNAGLLDDQLHGYYLTEDDGRLLKVFPGSERLRYTIPFAPPHETIDYLASIAEAHPDAVVLFGDDGEKFGTWPETRRHVYDNGWLRQFFDALVANQDWIRVTTPSEAVDRVAPLGKVYVPDASYREMTEWVLPPDQLVEYEHVRHEMEEDPRWPVLKNFVRGGLWRNYKIRYTEADEMYTRMLSVSRRLAAAEENGARGDLITQARTELYRGQCNCSYWHGAFGGIYLPHLRNAVYSHLIAAENLLHQATGRQGAWVEATTGDFNLDARQEVQLSSDKLLALVAPSRGGQMYELDVRSIAHNLLATMTRRPEAYHRKVLSAAQHAESNGSAASIHDRVVCKQEGLDQRLQYDTYQRKSLLDHFYDNDVTLGSITAGDALERGDFLGGVYEARVRRSASRVQLQMSRQGNAWGIPLSITKSLTLEAGSPTLEIEYEITGLPQDARLHFGVEFNFSGLPSGADDRYFYDRDGNRLGQLGRQLDLADRTGIGLADEWLGIGVGLTLSRSSGIWTYPIETVSQSEGGFELVHQSVVVVPHWIVTPDGEGRWSVTMNLSLDTARAESRRQAPEVAAAS; this comes from the coding sequence ATCATGCCCCACCCCATCCGCCTCGTCCTCGCGCTGCACAATCACCAACCCATCGGCAACTTCGACGGCGTCTTCGAGCAGGCGTACGACGACAGCTATCGCCGCTTTCTCGACGTCTTCGAGAACTACCCGTCGTTGAAGATCGCGCTGCACACGAGCGGCTCGCTGATGGAGTGGCTCGACGCGCGAAAGCCCGAGTACATGGATCGCCTCGCGGCGCTCGTCGCGCAAGGTCGCGTCGAGATCATCGGCGGCGCGTTCTTCGAGCCGATCCTCACCATGCTCCCCTCGCGCGATCGGATCGGGCAGATCGAACAATACACGTCGTGGCTCGAAAACCGCCTGGGCGCCCGCGTCCGCGGCATGTGGATTCCCGAACGGGTTTGGGAACCTTCGCTCGCGCGCGATCTGGCCGATGCCGGCATCGAGTATACGATTCTCGACGACTTTCACTTCCGCAACGCCGGCCTGCTCGACGACCAACTGCATGGCTACTACCTGACGGAAGATGACGGTCGTCTGTTGAAGGTTTTCCCGGGCAGCGAGCGCCTGCGCTACACGATCCCCTTTGCGCCGCCGCACGAGACGATCGACTACCTGGCCAGCATCGCCGAGGCGCATCCCGATGCGGTTGTCCTTTTTGGCGACGATGGCGAGAAGTTCGGCACCTGGCCCGAGACGCGCCGCCACGTCTACGACAACGGCTGGCTGCGGCAGTTCTTCGACGCGCTGGTCGCGAACCAGGATTGGATCCGCGTCACCACCCCCTCCGAAGCGGTCGATCGCGTCGCGCCGTTGGGCAAGGTCTATGTGCCCGACGCCAGCTATCGCGAGATGACCGAATGGGTGCTCCCCCCCGATCAACTCGTCGAGTACGAGCACGTGCGTCACGAGATGGAGGAGGACCCCCGCTGGCCGGTGCTCAAGAACTTCGTGCGCGGCGGCCTGTGGCGCAACTACAAGATTCGCTACACCGAAGCGGACGAGATGTATACCCGCATGCTCTCGGTCAGTCGGCGTCTGGCCGCGGCCGAGGAGAACGGCGCGCGGGGAGATCTCATCACGCAGGCCCGTACCGAGCTCTACCGCGGCCAGTGCAACTGCAGCTACTGGCACGGCGCGTTCGGCGGCATCTATCTGCCCCACCTGCGCAACGCCGTCTACTCGCACCTGATCGCGGCCGAGAACCTGTTGCACCAGGCCACCGGTCGCCAGGGTGCCTGGGTCGAAGCCACCACGGGGGACTTCAATCTCGACGCCCGCCAGGAAGTGCAGCTTTCGAGCGATAAGTTGCTCGCGCTGGTCGCTCCCAGCCGCGGCGGACAGATGTACGAGCTCGACGTCCGCTCGATCGCGCACAACCTGCTGGCCACGATGACCCGCCGTCCCGAGGCCTATCATCGCAAGGTGCTGAGCGCCGCGCAACATGCCGAGAGCAACGGCTCGGCCGCCAGCATTCACGACCGCGTCGTCTGCAAGCAAGAGGGGCTCGACCAGCGCCTGCAGTACGACACCTACCAGCGCAAGAGCCTGCTCGACCACTTCTACGACAACGACGTGACGCTCGGCTCGATCACGGCCGGCGACGCGCTCGAACGAGGCGACTTCCTCGGCGGCGTCTACGAAGCCCGCGTCCGCCGCAGCGCCTCGCGCGTGCAGTTGCAGATGTCGCGCCAGGGCAACGCCTGGGGCATCCCGCTGTCGATCACCAAGAGCCTCACGCTTGAGGCGGGCAGCCCCACGCTCGAGATCGAGTACGAGATCACCGGCCTGCCACAGGACGCTCGGCTCCACTTCGGCGTCGAGTTCAACTTCTCGGGCCTCCCCTCGGGCGCCGACGATCGCTACTTCTACGATCGGGACGGCAACCGCCTGGGTCAGCTCGGCCGTCAGCTCGATCTGGCCGACCGCACCGGCATCGGCCTGGCCGACGAATGGCTCGGCATCGGCGTGGGCCTCACCCTGTCGCGCTCGAGCGGCATCTGGACCTACCCGATCGAAACCGTCAGCCAGTCGGAAGGGGGCTTCGAGCTGGTCCACCAGTCGGTGGTGGTCGTGCCCCACTGGATCGTCACGCCGGATGGCGAAGGCCGCTGGTCGGTGACGATGAACCTCTCGCTCGATACCGCCCGAGCCGAGAGCCGCCGACAGGCACCCGAGGTCGCCGCCGCGTCGTAG
- the galT gene encoding galactose-1-phosphate uridylyltransferase, with protein MPELRKDPIVERWVIIVGDRAARPHDFHENAVRSAGTSCPFCAGHEHETPGELFALRESPDAPWRVRVVPNRYPALEGQGELSSRVSAEGEFYVRVPASGAHEVIIETPRHVSRVGELSLVELTEVLGVYRERLHYHRRQARFRHATIFKNVGAAGGASIEHAHSQVMVTPIVPTLVAEELAAAALFHRAQGRCIFCDLAERELAAGARIVADHDGFTAIAAFASRLPWETWVLPRRHAGDFDRLSDDELARLAVALHDTLAALEAVLEPVAYNLVLHTAPFDTSCAEHYHWHIEIIPRVTKTAGFEWGSGCYVNPLAPEVAAARLRDTRGSLQARRALSSAKTR; from the coding sequence ATGCCGGAACTGCGTAAAGACCCGATTGTTGAGCGATGGGTCATCATCGTCGGTGACCGTGCCGCCCGCCCGCACGACTTTCACGAGAACGCCGTCCGCAGCGCCGGCACGTCCTGCCCCTTCTGCGCCGGCCACGAGCACGAGACCCCCGGCGAGCTATTCGCCCTGCGCGAATCGCCCGATGCCCCCTGGCGGGTGCGCGTAGTGCCGAACCGCTATCCGGCCCTCGAGGGCCAGGGCGAACTTTCCTCGAGGGTCTCTGCTGAAGGGGAATTTTACGTACGAGTGCCCGCTAGCGGCGCCCATGAAGTCATCATCGAGACCCCTCGCCATGTCTCGCGCGTCGGCGAGCTCTCGCTCGTCGAGCTGACCGAGGTGCTGGGCGTCTATCGCGAGCGGTTGCACTATCATCGCCGCCAGGCCCGTTTCCGCCACGCGACGATCTTCAAGAATGTCGGGGCGGCGGGGGGTGCCTCGATCGAGCACGCCCACAGCCAGGTGATGGTGACGCCGATCGTGCCGACGCTCGTGGCCGAGGAGCTTGCCGCCGCGGCGCTCTTTCATCGAGCACAGGGCCGCTGCATTTTCTGCGACCTCGCCGAGCGCGAGCTGGCCGCTGGGGCGCGGATCGTGGCCGATCATGACGGTTTCACCGCCATTGCGGCCTTCGCCAGTCGGCTCCCCTGGGAAACCTGGGTCCTTCCGCGCCGTCATGCCGGAGATTTCGATCGGCTAAGCGATGATGAGCTCGCGCGTCTGGCAGTGGCCCTGCACGACACGCTGGCCGCGCTAGAAGCCGTGCTCGAGCCGGTGGCCTACAACCTCGTGCTTCATACCGCGCCCTTTGACACTTCCTGCGCGGAGCACTATCACTGGCATATAGAGATTATTCCGCGTGTAACGAAAACGGCGGGCTTTGAATGGGGTAGCGGTTGTTACGTCAACCCGTTGGCCCCCGAGGTCGCCGCCGCGCGGTTGCGTGACACGAGGGGCAGCTTGCAGGCGAGGCGAGCTCTTTCATCTGCGAAAACTCGGTAA